A single Sulfurimonas aquatica DNA region contains:
- a CDS encoding HlyD family type I secretion periplasmic adaptor subunit: MHKNRLHSEDYEYINSLSQAVLQKSPFNLRIVLYLWTLVVVVFLLWANLAKIDELVRADGEIVPGGDNQLIQNLEGGIIEEILVSEAQMVKKGDVLVKIDNRKSTSTYASSRLKSQELQAQIFRLKAEATGSDLEVDKKFRKKYPELYKREKKLYSINKSYIDSQSNILKQQKYQTESELRESRTRVKDLKRSLALIKEEIVINEPMVEKGIKSKIDFLKLQREENDIRERYNSARELIPRLKSSLREIEEKKSEIKQRFMSEAQEKLNELTSELLRIENKSDALQDQVKRTVVISPVNGHVQKLFVHTLGGVIKPGDDIVEIVPSDAALWVEVNVKPADIAFIYPSQEAMVKISAYDFAIFGALKGEVVSISADTIMDSKENRFYKVKIKTQVSQFSKERKIILMPGMTVNADIITGKKTVMDYILKPILKTKQYMFSER; encoded by the coding sequence GTGCATAAAAATAGATTACACTCTGAAGATTATGAATATATAAACTCACTCTCACAGGCAGTTTTACAAAAGTCTCCTTTTAATCTTCGCATAGTTCTATATCTTTGGACATTAGTTGTTGTAGTCTTTTTACTCTGGGCTAACTTGGCAAAGATAGATGAGCTTGTTCGTGCGGATGGAGAGATAGTTCCCGGTGGAGATAATCAACTCATTCAAAATCTTGAGGGCGGAATAATTGAAGAGATATTAGTTTCAGAAGCTCAAATGGTAAAAAAAGGGGATGTCTTAGTTAAGATTGACAATAGAAAGTCAACATCTACCTATGCATCAAGCAGATTAAAGTCTCAAGAACTCCAAGCACAGATATTTCGTCTTAAAGCAGAAGCTACAGGTTCTGATTTAGAAGTTGATAAGAAGTTTAGAAAAAAATACCCAGAGCTTTATAAACGCGAAAAGAAACTCTACAGTATAAATAAAAGTTACATTGACTCTCAGAGTAATATTCTTAAACAACAGAAGTACCAAACAGAGAGTGAATTAAGAGAGTCTCGTACAAGAGTAAAAGATTTAAAGCGTAGTTTAGCGCTTATTAAAGAAGAGATAGTCATAAATGAGCCTATGGTTGAAAAGGGCATAAAGTCTAAAATAGACTTCTTAAAACTTCAACGCGAAGAGAATGACATACGTGAACGCTATAACTCAGCAAGAGAGTTAATCCCGCGTTTAAAATCTTCTCTTAGAGAGATAGAAGAAAAAAAGTCAGAGATTAAGCAACGTTTTATGAGTGAGGCGCAAGAGAAGTTAAATGAACTTACTTCAGAGCTTTTAAGGATAGAAAATAAATCTGACGCCCTGCAAGATCAGGTAAAAAGAACCGTGGTTATCTCTCCTGTAAATGGGCATGTGCAAAAACTATTTGTGCACACTCTTGGTGGCGTTATAAAGCCAGGAGACGACATAGTTGAGATAGTTCCCTCGGATGCCGCTCTTTGGGTAGAAGTAAATGTTAAACCGGCAGACATCGCATTTATATATCCATCGCAAGAGGCAATGGTAAAGATAAGCGCTTATGATTTTGCAATCTTTGGTGCGCTAAAAGGCGAGGTAGTAAGCATAAGCGCAGACACTATTATGGATTCAAAAGAAAATAGATTTTATAAAGTCAAAATTAAAACACAGGTGAGTCAGTTCTCTAAAGAGAGAAAAATAATTCTTATGCCTGGTATGACTGTAAACGCAGATATCATTACTGGCAAAAAAACCGTAATGGATTATATTTTAAAGCCAATACTTAAGACTAAGCAGTATATGTTTAGCGAGCGATAA
- a CDS encoding response regulator transcription factor, translating into MSIYLLSDKKNYLEYWSTHIADAKVITLNSLANLKVSDILIVDSFLYDENLKIAAKTVVLDNEPNFEKCIYLLQHGVKAYGNVYMHQTHILSALESVKNSKVWMYPDFIGGMIGLSNKDVKDLSEEKLSVLTKREYEITQLILDGLTNKEIAIKLTISTNTIKVHTKHIYEKLDVNDRLSLYSLLR; encoded by the coding sequence ATGAGTATATATCTTTTAAGTGATAAGAAAAACTATCTTGAGTACTGGAGTACTCATATAGCTGATGCTAAGGTTATAACCCTTAACAGTCTGGCTAATTTAAAAGTTTCAGACATCTTAATAGTTGATAGCTTTTTATATGATGAAAATTTAAAGATAGCAGCAAAAACAGTAGTCTTAGATAATGAACCAAATTTTGAGAAGTGTATCTATCTCTTACAACATGGTGTAAAAGCTTACGGCAATGTTTATATGCATCAAACACATATTCTCTCGGCACTTGAGAGCGTGAAAAATTCAAAAGTATGGATGTATCCAGATTTTATTGGTGGTATGATAGGACTTTCAAATAAAGATGTTAAAGATTTGTCAGAGGAGAAGTTAAGCGTTTTGACTAAACGCGAGTATGAAATTACTCAGTTGATACTTGATGGTTTAACAAATAAAGAGATAGCGATAAAACTAACTATCTCTACAAATACAATTAAAGTCCATACAAAACACATCTATGAAAAACTAGATGTAAATGATAGACTCTCCTTGTACTCGCTTTTACGATAG
- a CDS encoding GatB/YqeY domain-containing protein yields MTLRERINEDVKSAMKAKETTKRDALRLLTSAFKQIEVDERKELSDDDIIKIIQSQVKRRDDAASQYKDAGREDLMKIELDEIAFYQPYLPAQLSDDELTAALKEIISKVGATTMKDMGKVMGSASKTLGGKADGKRINEVVKTLLS; encoded by the coding sequence ATGACATTAAGAGAAAGAATCAACGAAGATGTAAAAAGCGCTATGAAAGCAAAAGAGACAACAAAAAGAGATGCTCTGCGTTTACTTACTAGTGCTTTTAAACAGATAGAAGTAGATGAGAGAAAAGAGTTAAGTGATGATGATATTATAAAAATTATCCAATCCCAAGTTAAACGCCGTGATGATGCAGCAAGTCAGTACAAAGATGCTGGACGTGAAGACTTAATGAAAATAGAGCTTGACGAGATAGCGTTTTATCAGCCTTACTTGCCAGCGCAATTAAGTGATGATGAACTTACAGCTGCCCTAAAAGAGATAATCTCTAAAGTTGGTGCTACGACTATGAAAGATATGGGAAAAGTAATGGGAAGTGCGAGTAAAACACTTGGAGGAAAAGCTGATGGCAAACGCATCAACGAGGTAGTCAAAACTCTTCTATCGTAA
- the flgH gene encoding flagellar basal body L-ring protein FlgH, giving the protein MKRTIITIYTLSFVILTFNGCTAALMDPEINFEPPAYVEQMPARDDEQNFSSTGSIFGQGDNPLFSDHKAMNVSDIVTVVISETAQSSNTGAKQLSETDTATLGGGLFSSAGGANGRVAGGIAGLNGYTDVGFNTNSVSTFQGQGSATKDASFTTTVSARIVKVLKNGNYFISGKREMLIDDQKQIIQISGVIRPYDIDQNNNINSAQMSDAKILYKTEGDMDRATEQGWGSKMVQAIWPF; this is encoded by the coding sequence ATGAAAAGAACTATTATCACTATTTACACACTATCTTTTGTTATACTTACTTTTAATGGATGTACTGCTGCATTAATGGATCCTGAGATAAACTTTGAACCACCTGCTTATGTAGAGCAGATGCCAGCACGAGACGATGAGCAGAACTTCTCTTCAACTGGTAGTATCTTTGGTCAAGGGGATAACCCACTTTTTTCAGACCATAAAGCTATGAATGTAAGTGATATAGTTACTGTAGTTATTTCAGAGACAGCGCAGAGTTCAAATACTGGCGCAAAACAGCTCTCAGAGACTGACACGGCGACTTTAGGTGGCGGACTCTTCTCAAGTGCAGGTGGAGCAAACGGCAGAGTAGCAGGTGGCATAGCTGGTCTCAATGGCTATACTGATGTTGGGTTTAATACAAACTCTGTAAGTACCTTTCAAGGTCAAGGTTCAGCAACAAAAGACGCTAGCTTTACAACGACTGTTTCTGCTAGAATAGTAAAAGTACTAAAAAATGGGAACTATTTTATAAGTGGTAAACGCGAGATGCTTATAGATGATCAAAAGCAGATCATCCAGATAAGTGGCGTTATACGACCTTATGATATAGATCAAAACAACAATATCAACAGTGCTCAGATGAGTGATGCAAAGATATTGTATAAAACAGAGGGGGATATGGATCGTGCAACAGAACAAGGATGGGGAAGTAAAATGGTGCAAGCAATTTGGCCGTTTTAG
- a CDS encoding EAL domain-containing protein: MLVETLSHLPSNRELIERLKTSKKVNYFLINIDNFSNINNAYGYESGDIVLSDVVKFLNMIKPQNSKIYRFTSDKFVLLDDRDLEEDELNKIAELILSFFSQTEIYINDEIYIKVSLSIGISVDEGLDNITQAEMAIKDLRSSKRNHYAIYNSSSLFIKKAKQNIYWIQKIKEAVDNEEIIAYYQPIIDNKSEKITKYECLARISDEDEIISPFVFLEAAKVTGNLPYVTRSIISQSFAKFSGTDYEFSINITGEDLVLDYLETVLMKNSLKYGIDPSRVVLEMLEDITTLEYSTMLKQLNSLRQKGFKVSIDDFGAESSNLSRLLEIEPDYLKIDGVFIKNILSDKKSQIIVEAIIMMCKNSKIEIIAEYVHSKEVFEKIKEFGIEFSQGYYFGEPSPNIK; encoded by the coding sequence ATGTTAGTAGAGACTTTAAGCCATCTTCCAAGTAACAGGGAGCTTATTGAGAGATTGAAAACATCAAAAAAGGTGAACTATTTTTTAATAAATATAGATAATTTCTCAAATATCAATAATGCATATGGATATGAGAGTGGGGATATAGTTCTCTCGGATGTAGTGAAATTTTTAAATATGATCAAGCCCCAAAACTCAAAAATATATAGATTTACCTCTGATAAGTTCGTTTTACTTGATGATAGAGACTTAGAAGAAGATGAGCTTAATAAAATTGCTGAACTAATATTGTCATTCTTCTCTCAAACAGAGATTTATATAAATGATGAGATCTATATCAAAGTCTCTTTAAGTATTGGAATATCTGTCGATGAGGGTTTAGATAACATAACCCAAGCAGAGATGGCTATTAAAGATCTTCGTAGCTCTAAACGCAACCATTATGCTATTTATAACTCCTCTTCACTCTTTATAAAAAAAGCAAAACAAAATATATACTGGATACAAAAGATTAAAGAGGCAGTAGATAATGAAGAGATAATCGCTTATTATCAACCGATAATAGATAACAAGAGTGAAAAAATCACGAAGTATGAATGTCTAGCACGAATAAGTGATGAAGATGAGATTATCTCTCCCTTTGTTTTTTTAGAAGCTGCAAAGGTCACAGGAAACCTTCCTTATGTGACCCGCTCCATCATAAGTCAAAGTTTTGCGAAGTTTAGTGGTACGGATTATGAATTTTCTATCAATATTACGGGAGAGGACTTAGTATTAGACTATTTAGAAACTGTCTTAATGAAGAACTCTCTAAAGTATGGTATTGACCCATCTAGAGTTGTTTTAGAGATGCTTGAAGACATTACTACACTTGAGTATAGTACTATGTTAAAACAGTTAAATTCACTCAGGCAAAAAGGTTTTAAAGTCTCTATAGATGATTTTGGAGCTGAAAGCTCTAACCTTTCACGACTTCTTGAAATAGAACCTGATTATCTTAAAATCGATGGTGTTTTCATAAAAAATATATTGAGTGATAAAAAGAGTCAAATTATAGTTGAAGCAATAATTATGATGTGTAAGAACTCTAAGATAGAAATTATTGCTGAATATGTTCACTCTAAAGAGGTTTTTGAGAAGATTAAAGAGTTTGGCATAGAGTTCTCCCAAGGTTATTACTTTGGAGAGCCTAGCCCTAATATAAAATAG
- a CDS encoding ankyrin repeat domain-containing protein has product MYYGFKFKSRLSIVTTLFVALLLSGCLASLLDVPGSAYNNETEQLSKLLKEGDNVNGFNDAGVAGIHYAAKAGNLKALRILLDNGADVNLKAINKYNGWSPLHFAMTIPKYNSSRYQYKKLDVVKLLVQKGAKLDYKGPNGESLLHIASAQAYKGSDKITAYLISSGLNINEKDSKGKTPFDYALKNLSFSNITVLMKNGVNFNNYKGPDGSSLFHLAAGEVLRTNSALDFIDYLISQGYDINKVDENKKTALHYVYKIDIDEKNKKYLQLKTDAVATLIKKGANLTAQDNYGNTVGHYAACDGNIGVVSIYRALYKKYNLSNVRNKKNQTIEELYKGYANWHNKVADPNTSVKEMLLLKYPPSCI; this is encoded by the coding sequence ATGTATTATGGATTTAAGTTTAAAAGTAGACTGAGTATTGTTACAACATTATTTGTTGCATTATTATTATCGGGTTGTTTAGCATCTTTATTGGATGTTCCAGGGAGTGCATACAATAATGAAACAGAGCAATTAAGTAAGTTGCTTAAAGAAGGCGATAATGTAAATGGTTTTAATGATGCCGGTGTTGCAGGTATACATTATGCTGCAAAAGCAGGAAACTTAAAGGCATTACGTATTTTATTGGATAATGGTGCTGATGTTAATTTAAAGGCTATTAACAAATATAATGGATGGAGCCCTTTACATTTTGCGATGACTATTCCAAAGTATAACAGTAGTAGATATCAATATAAAAAACTAGATGTAGTAAAACTACTTGTGCAAAAAGGTGCTAAATTAGATTATAAGGGCCCTAATGGTGAATCACTACTCCATATAGCCAGTGCTCAAGCATATAAAGGCTCAGATAAAATTACTGCATATTTAATAAGCTCAGGTCTTAACATAAATGAAAAAGATTCAAAAGGTAAAACTCCTTTTGATTATGCATTGAAAAATCTTAGCTTTTCTAATATCACTGTTTTAATGAAAAATGGAGTTAATTTTAATAACTATAAGGGTCCTGATGGGAGTAGTCTATTTCACTTAGCTGCAGGAGAAGTTCTTAGAACAAACAGTGCATTGGACTTTATAGACTACCTTATTTCTCAAGGATACGATATTAATAAAGTTGATGAAAATAAGAAAACAGCATTGCATTATGTATATAAAATTGATATAGATGAAAAAAATAAAAAATATCTACAATTAAAAACAGATGCTGTCGCTACTTTGATTAAAAAAGGAGCTAACTTAACTGCACAAGATAATTATGGTAATACTGTTGGGCATTATGCTGCATGCGATGGTAATATTGGAGTTGTTTCAATTTATAGAGCACTTTATAAAAAATATAATTTATCAAATGTAAGAAATAAGAAAAATCAAACAATTGAAGAGTTATATAAAGGGTATGCAAATTGGCATAATAAAGTGGCAGACCCAAATACAAGTGTAAAAGAAATGCTTCTACTTAAATATCCACCTTCATGTATATAG
- a CDS encoding NAD(P)-binding domain-containing protein: MQKIYDIAIIGAGPAGIATAVESVLCCINNIILFEKGQNHSETIRKYFDDRKPVDRDWKGLKVDLKGNIEFEDGTKNGTLETFNKSLLDHRIDTKFSTEIDEISKEGNHFHIKTNTNETFIAKYIVVAIGKMGKPNKPDYDLPKSLKDRINFNITDCPGHEDVLVVGGGDSAAEYAYLIRTDNKVTFTYRRDKITRANPKNTKNLLDSVKEGVIQLKLGVDILSVTDEEGKCRVNFSDNSSLVYDRIIYALGGSTPKEFLSKTPIVVDEKGKPVVDENHINSDGIYIAGDIAGPLGGSIALALNHGYNIVQDIIKKDNYCLKQ; this comes from the coding sequence ATGCAAAAAATATATGATATAGCGATTATTGGCGCTGGTCCAGCGGGAATAGCAACTGCGGTTGAGAGTGTTTTATGTTGTATCAATAATATTATTCTTTTTGAAAAAGGTCAAAATCATTCAGAAACCATTAGAAAATACTTTGATGACAGAAAGCCCGTAGACCGTGATTGGAAAGGTCTCAAAGTTGATTTAAAAGGAAATATAGAGTTTGAAGATGGCACAAAGAATGGTACATTAGAGACATTTAATAAATCACTTCTAGATCATAGAATTGATACAAAATTTTCAACCGAGATAGATGAAATAAGCAAAGAGGGGAACCATTTTCATATCAAGACTAATACAAATGAAACCTTTATAGCAAAATATATTGTAGTTGCAATTGGTAAGATGGGAAAACCAAACAAGCCTGATTATGATTTACCAAAAAGCTTGAAAGATCGCATTAACTTTAATATTACAGATTGTCCAGGTCACGAGGATGTACTTGTAGTAGGTGGTGGAGATAGCGCTGCGGAGTATGCATACCTCATACGTACTGACAATAAAGTAACATTTACATATAGACGAGATAAGATTACAAGAGCTAATCCAAAAAACACTAAAAATCTTCTAGATAGCGTTAAAGAAGGCGTCATACAATTAAAACTTGGAGTAGACATACTCAGCGTAACTGATGAAGAGGGAAAATGTAGGGTAAATTTTTCCGATAATAGTTCTTTAGTGTATGATCGAATAATTTATGCGTTAGGAGGTTCAACGCCTAAGGAGTTCTTGAGCAAGACGCCTATCGTTGTTGATGAAAAAGGCAAACCAGTAGTTGATGAAAATCACATAAACTCTGATGGTATATATATAGCCGGAGACATTGCCGGCCCTCTAGGTGGCTCTATTGCATTAGCTTTGAATCATGGCTATAACATAGTACAAGACATAATTAAAAAAGATAATTACTGCCTAAAACAATAA
- a CDS encoding SulP family inorganic anion transporter has translation MFDLKKYTSANIKNDVLSGLVVAVALVPEAIAFSFIAGLSPIVGLYAAFIIGLITSIIGGKPGMISGATGSVAVVMVGLVMQANEKLTLAGLSGDDLYLHMLNYVLLATIIAGAIQVLVGVLKLGKFIRLVPQPALYGFVNGLAIVIAMAQFKFFDGQGATMYVIVGITMLIMYLLPKYTKAVPSGLVAIVLLTLVVYFMKIDTITVGSLANLSEFKGQLPHLIIPDTLFSMDAIIMVLPYAIIMALVGLIESLLTLAVLDEMSGERGSGNKECIALGCGNMTAGFFGGMAGCAMIGQSIINFTSGGLGRLSSFVASVGLLVLVISMTDVLNTIPVGVLVGIMFMVSIGTFEWSSFSHLKHMPRADVFVMIVVTIITVVEDLAVAVIAGVIISALVFAWKHARIWAKTHTEEDGTKVYTLEGPLFFASATTFSDNFDIDQDPPRVVIDFKNAKVLDFSGVEAIDAMVKKYEEAGKNLLLRHLSPDCKEILKQAGPHCSYEEDDPTYKVAFNY, from the coding sequence TTGTTTGATTTAAAAAAATACACATCAGCAAATATCAAAAATGATGTTTTATCTGGTTTAGTAGTTGCTGTTGCTCTTGTCCCAGAAGCTATCGCATTTAGTTTCATTGCAGGTCTGAGTCCTATTGTTGGTCTTTATGCTGCATTTATTATTGGTCTTATTACTTCTATCATTGGAGGTAAACCAGGAATGATTTCTGGTGCTACGGGAAGCGTTGCTGTCGTTATGGTTGGACTTGTTATGCAAGCCAATGAAAAACTAACACTTGCTGGTTTAAGTGGTGATGATCTCTACCTTCATATGCTTAACTATGTTCTTTTAGCAACTATTATAGCAGGAGCAATTCAAGTTTTAGTTGGAGTTCTTAAACTTGGTAAGTTTATCCGTTTAGTGCCTCAACCTGCCCTGTATGGTTTTGTAAATGGCCTTGCGATTGTCATTGCAATGGCACAGTTTAAATTCTTTGATGGACAAGGTGCGACTATGTATGTAATTGTAGGAATTACAATGCTTATAATGTATCTTTTACCAAAGTATACAAAAGCTGTACCATCTGGACTTGTTGCAATTGTTCTACTTACGCTGGTTGTTTACTTTATGAAAATAGATACTATAACGGTAGGCTCTTTAGCAAACTTGAGTGAGTTTAAAGGACAACTTCCTCACCTTATCATTCCAGATACTCTTTTTAGTATGGACGCTATCATTATGGTTCTTCCATATGCTATCATCATGGCACTTGTTGGGCTCATAGAGTCACTCTTAACGCTAGCCGTACTTGATGAGATGAGTGGCGAGAGAGGAAGTGGCAACAAAGAGTGTATCGCGCTTGGATGTGGAAACATGACTGCTGGATTCTTTGGAGGTATGGCGGGATGCGCAATGATTGGTCAATCTATCATTAACTTTACGTCTGGTGGTCTAGGTCGCCTTTCATCTTTTGTAGCCTCTGTTGGTTTACTAGTTTTAGTGATTTCAATGACAGATGTTCTCAACACTATTCCAGTTGGCGTTTTAGTTGGGATAATGTTTATGGTGAGCATTGGAACTTTTGAGTGGTCAAGCTTTTCACATCTCAAACATATGCCTAGAGCTGACGTTTTTGTAATGATTGTAGTGACTATCATCACAGTTGTTGAAGACCTAGCCGTAGCGGTGATCGCTGGCGTTATTATCTCTGCGCTAGTGTTTGCGTGGAAACACGCTCGTATATGGGCAAAAACGCATACTGAAGAAGATGGAACAAAGGTCTACACGTTAGAGGGTCCGCTTTTCTTTGCGTCGGCTACAACGTTTTCAGATAACTTTGACATCGACCAAGACCCTCCTCGCGTTGTTATCGACTTTAAAAACGCAAAAGTACTTGACTTCTCAGGGGTAGAGGCTATAGACGCCATGGTTAAAAAGTATGAAGAAGCAGGAAAGAACTTACTGCTTCGTCACCTAAGTCCTGACTGTAAAGAGATATTAAAACAAGCGGGGCCGCACTGTAGCTATGAAGAAGACGATCCTACATATAAAGTGGCGTTTAACTACTAA
- a CDS encoding phosphate-starvation-inducible PsiE family protein, translating to MKHVFKIEKLPIFIKFFITLILYYSVKDFTLINSFTKLAVALLEFIIILELVRMLIDFLFSDENRINLRLMIDSTIVFFIRDVLLIVTEKFDSIKIFSMLGIILLLFIFRIIAMKYSPSHMESKKIA from the coding sequence ATGAAGCATGTTTTTAAAATAGAAAAACTCCCTATATTTATCAAGTTTTTCATTACTTTAATTCTATACTATAGTGTTAAAGATTTTACTTTAATTAACTCGTTTACAAAATTGGCAGTAGCTCTGCTAGAGTTTATCATCATCTTAGAGTTAGTTCGAATGCTAATAGATTTTCTTTTTAGTGATGAGAACCGTATTAATCTAAGACTTATGATAGATTCAACCATAGTCTTCTTTATTCGCGACGTTTTACTTATCGTTACTGAAAAATTTGATTCGATTAAAATATTTTCTATGCTTGGCATAATATTGTTACTATTTATATTTAGAATTATCGCTATGAAATACAGTCCCTCTCATATGGAAAGCAAAAAAATAGCATGA
- a CDS encoding tetratricopeptide repeat protein, which translates to MKKLVLAFSLLFSITLYGDLYEKALDEYENGNVKIAAGLYLKSCDNGNSNACYKLGMMHVKGEGVSQNNKIAGSLFVKSCDNGNADACFNLGIIYEDGKAVVKDKLKAKKFYEKACEGDSSDGCLYLGKMYLKGKVVKQDYKRVIELYNKSCNLENGESCYSLGLMYLEGEGVRKNKSTAKEYFGIACDNGNNKGCKQYRTLDNVNTK; encoded by the coding sequence ATGAAAAAATTAGTATTGGCGTTTAGTTTACTTTTTAGTATAACTCTCTATGGAGACTTGTATGAAAAGGCTCTTGATGAGTATGAAAATGGCAATGTAAAAATAGCTGCGGGCTTATATTTAAAATCTTGTGATAATGGAAACAGTAATGCCTGTTATAAATTAGGAATGATGCATGTTAAAGGCGAAGGCGTAAGCCAAAACAATAAAATAGCAGGTAGCCTTTTTGTAAAATCATGTGACAATGGTAATGCTGATGCATGTTTTAACCTAGGTATAATTTATGAAGATGGAAAAGCAGTAGTAAAAGATAAACTAAAGGCTAAAAAGTTTTATGAAAAAGCTTGTGAAGGTGATAGTTCAGATGGATGTTTGTATCTAGGAAAAATGTACTTAAAGGGAAAAGTAGTAAAACAAGACTATAAAAGAGTGATTGAACTTTACAATAAATCATGTAATTTAGAAAATGGCGAGAGTTGTTATAGTTTAGGTCTTATGTACTTAGAAGGTGAAGGTGTAAGAAAGAATAAAAGTACTGCTAAAGAATACTTTGGAATTGCCTGTGATAATGGAAATAATAAAGGGTGTAAACAATACCGTACTCTCGATAATGTAAACACCAAGTAA
- a CDS encoding magnesium transporter CorA family protein codes for MQNVEELIDKLHLEDLHNEKHPAIFDENETYDMLILRIPVITDELNNVSLGFILTKENSYFYNIKENKFEELNGVYMGPYTLVDKVLDKLLKSFLKYAETISDMEESLYSDMADSDFLNNWLAVKLEILRIERVLLRTATTMEEFIDYNKDVDGFPMNHYVDIHEHMERTMRSAMLQLSKLDYLYSFYNAKSNDKMNKMIYILTIISAIFLPLNLLVGFFGMNTTGLPFATGEIGTYYAVSIMMSMVIITSLFVQKWRKKIER; via the coding sequence ATGCAAAATGTAGAAGAGTTAATTGATAAGCTTCATTTAGAAGATTTACATAATGAAAAACACCCTGCAATTTTTGACGAAAATGAGACATACGACATGCTTATTCTTCGTATTCCTGTTATAACTGATGAATTAAACAATGTTTCTTTAGGTTTTATCCTTACAAAGGAGAATAGTTATTTCTATAATATAAAAGAGAATAAGTTCGAAGAGTTAAATGGCGTCTATATGGGTCCCTACACTTTAGTTGATAAGGTACTTGATAAATTACTCAAATCATTTTTAAAATATGCAGAGACTATTTCAGATATGGAAGAGAGTTTATACTCAGATATGGCGGATAGTGATTTTTTAAATAATTGGCTAGCTGTAAAACTAGAAATATTACGTATAGAAAGAGTACTACTTAGAACTGCAACTACTATGGAAGAGTTTATTGACTACAACAAAGATGTTGATGGATTTCCTATGAATCATTATGTAGACATACATGAGCATATGGAAAGAACAATGCGTTCAGCAATGCTACAACTCTCTAAACTAGACTATTTATACAGTTTTTACAATGCAAAATCTAATGATAAAATGAATAAAATGATCTATATTCTAACCATTATCTCAGCTATATTCCTTCCGCTAAACCTTCTAGTTGGTTTTTTTGGTATGAATACGACTGGCCTACCTTTTGCAACTGGTGAAATAGGTACTTACTACGCAGTGTCGATAATGATGAGTATGGTAATTATCACATCACTTTTTGTACAAAAGTGGCGAAAAAAGATCGAGAGATAA